The genomic window GCTGCTCCAGGGGGGAGAGGCGCTCTCTCTCGTACCCCACCGGGGGCTTCCTGGTGGGGCCCTCGGGCAGGGCGGGGCTGACGGAGCCCCTGTGGACCAGGCTGGCCTTGGGAGGGGCCCGGTCGTGCTTGGGGGGGTCGTCGCGGCGGGGGTCGGGCGTCCCGGTGTAGCGCCTGGGCGCGTCGTAGCCGCTCTTCTGCTCCTCCCGCTGACGCTCACTCAGGGGGGAGGTCCACTCCCTCTCAtctgaaaaacacaaacaccaccatGAGAAACTGCGTGAGCTAGCCACCCAACACAGAGCTAATCACTACCATCCAGCCTGTCGTTTCTACTAAAAGGACAAACAAAATAATCTAAgtaaaatacaaaaatgaatAAACATTTCCCACTTACTCTTGAGCCTGTCTGGCCCAGCGGACTCCCTGGGGTCGGCCCTCCTCCTGAAGCGCAGGCCCTGCAGGGACTTGATCCTGGGGAACTCCCTGCCGTGGTTATACGATCCCTCCATCATGGCAGCCGGGGGTTGCTGCTCCTCCGGTGGCTCCTTCCCATGCCTCTCCCTGGGCTGCCTGGGGAACGGAGGGACCGAGGGGTGGAcggcccccctgctgccctctgcCTTCCCCCCAGGGGGCGCGGCGGAATCCACCTCCTCCtgaccctcctccccaccctcccagtcCTCGCCCCCCTGGCGCTGGGGCAGCTGGGTCCTTCTCAGGCGGGACTTGTGTTCGAAGTAGCTGAGCTCGGCGTCAGACAGGCTGTCCTGCGGGGCGGAGCcgggggtggagagcaggggcTTCTTCTTGTTGGGGAAGTGCGGGCCGTCCTCGCCGGAGCCCTCCCAGGAGTCAGACCGCTGCTTCTCCTCCTGGTACTGGAACAGCTGCTTGATCTGGTGGGCCACGTTCAGGAAGTCCTCGTTGGAGATCTCCCCGTTCTCTAAACGCCTACTGGCCTACAGAGatccaggaggagaggggaaactgATGAATATTAGGACATAACACCTAGAGGCATGTTAGCTTAGCATAGTTATATGGTCAGCTGTAGCTGTCCAGGTGGGCTAGCGTACCTTCCTGAGCAGGTCTCTCTTGCTGGCAGAGTTGAGGGCCTCTGGTATCTGCAGGTTGGCGTCCACGCTGAGGCGGTGAGGCTTGGGGGTGCGAGGGGTGCTGGGTCGCTGACCGCCAGAGAAAGACTTGTGTCTCTGAGGGCCAGCCTTCCCATGAGCCTCCTCTGACAACTTCAGACTGAAGGGAGAAAGAGCTAAATGTGTTAGAAGGACTAGGTCGGTGGGATTCAAACGACTAGAATTTCACAGGGATACCTGCGAGACAACCAGCTAAAATTAGACAACTGAAAACATATTCCACTCACTGTTTGTTCTCTTCCCATCCACTCTTCCACCGGTGGGAGTTATCCTTGCTGTCTTTGCTGTCGTGGGGAACCCGGGAGAGCAGCGAGTCCCTGGCCTCCATGTGCCTCTCCTCCGCCGAGCGCTTCCCTCTCCTGGGCTCCGACGGGCCCTTCTTGGGTGTGGCCCTCTCGTCTCGACCCTTCCCATGCTGGGTGGAGTCCTCCACGTGACAGTGTTTGCCTCCAGACATCCGGGCCTTGCTCGGCTtgtgaggcggaggaggaggagaagcggaggagctcctggtcctggtcttagGTGACCTCCGGTCCTTCCtcttgggggagggaggggcaggggaacgTGAGCGGGAACGGGAGCGTGTGCGTTTCCGGGCGTTGGTCCTGGCGTTCCCTCCAGTCTTGCTCTCCGACTTGCTCTCAGGGGTCTCGACGCGGTCGTGTTTGCTGATCGAGCCATTAACCAGCTTCCCCCTGGCTGCTTTCTGAAGTTCCGGAGCTTTCCCGGgatcctctttctccttcttctcagtgcatctcttcttctccttcaccacctcctcctctttagCTTCACCCTTCTCGTGGACGTGTTTCCGCAGCCTGGGGTCTTTCTTTCCGGCGTCTGCCGACTTCACGCTCTCAGACTCCGAATGCTTGCTTTTAGCCATCACCCCTTTAGCCAAGGGAGACGGCGACTTGGACTTtggcttctcctccatctccttcctggGCTGTCTCGCTTTCTCCGGCCTGCTAAACTTCTCTGGAGCCTTCTTCTCAGGTGTGTGGGCTGGTGCTCCCATGTTGTGGGCGTCCCGCTTGCTGTTAGGCTGCTCTTTGGGCtgcggggtgggggggccagAGCGGTTCAGACGTGGGTCTCTTGTGGGTGGTTTGCTCTCAGCCTGAGGGGGGACCCACTGCTTAGGAGCGGTCTGGGGTGCCTTTGGCACTGCAATACTGTGGGCTGGAGTCGTAACTGCTGTTGGCTGCGTCAACACTACATTTGCAGCCTGaaagaaaacaaatattaaaAACACCAGAAGCTTTTTAATTAGTACTGAAATCTGATTATATGGTGTGGAAAATGCCGGTCTCACCAGCTGTGCTTTGGTCTGTTCCAGCTCCAGTTCAATCTTCTTGTGCTGCAGCTCCAGGAGTTGTTTCTGCTTGGCCAGCAGCTGCTGTCTAATGAGCTGCTCCTGGGTGATGCTCGCCTCGCtgggggggggcacgggggccggggtgggtgcagcagggggggagggggcaggcacAGGCGAGGCGGCCTCCTCGGTCTAACCCAAAACAACACACAACCAGTTGGTGCTACAGTACACAAGGTGTGGAACAACCCCCCCCGAAAAAGAGTCTGGATTTTCAGAGTACAATCAAGGTGGGAGAAGTCACAGAGCCCTCCCACCCATCCTCCTCGCCTTCCCCAAACACTCACCGGTTTTATGAACCTAGGATTCACGTGAATGTTGGCCGCCAGTGGTTTGATAGGCCAGGCCGGGTCATGAGAATTCACCCGTACGTCCAAAGCATAGAGTTTGTTTAGAGGAAATATCTCATCCCAAGTGGAGCGCAATTTGAACAGACTTTTCCTAGTGTTTTCATCCACCTACAAAGAGAGAACATGCTTGCTTACTCAAAATCTATGTTCTGTTAACTTCAGGACAGTCAAATATTACATGGGACAATATTAAAAGATCTTCAGAAGTAGATGCCGTTTactattaagaacattttaccaGAGAACTAGCAAATTTAACACTTTAAAACGACTTCTTCCCAAATCAAAAGGGGACTCACGCAACCCCATATTTTTATTAGCACAAAAGCAGTCGCCAAATGTACAAGACTAAAAACACACATCAAGCCAGTGGGGAGGTTAGACAGCACATTTGAAAGTTGTTATTCTTGAATGTCAATATGCCAAACATAATAAAGGAGTGTGTACCTTTTCAAAAACACATATAAATGAAGAGACTAGGTTTTTAGCAAACACTGCAAGGTATTCGCCTCCGACATTCTTCACTATGGAATCCACTAAGTACAAAACAGGAAGCTTCTCGGCAGGTGGGGCCTGGAGCAATAGAAAACTTGATAAGTTTAGAAAACAACAGGGGTTAAATCAACAATGCATCATATACACTATATAATGGTAACAATACAAACTTTAAACCCATATATTTGGTGCTGGGAAAAAAAAATCCTGCTAGCCAAAAAGATTGAAGGCTGTTGCCAAAACAGTAACAGGTAAAAAATTGTCCAAAAATTCTCATGTTAAGTAGACTACGGCGCAAAAATCAGTCTGCGGTGCTGCACAGCGGATGTGTCCcaagtaaagaaaaaaataaatggcCAAAAATGTTTCTTCTTCTGAGAATATAAAAGCTGTAGAGTTcaaatgtcttttttttctgcACCAATTCACTCTTCACTGCACAAGAATTCAAGAGGAAAAAAAGTCCATTCACCAACACTGTTCAGTCTCTTCAAGAAAACCTCTCGATTACCTCCAAAGAGCGTCTCAAGAACTGAGAACACTCTTTGTACCTTTACccattaagtgatttacatcaAGCCAAACCATCCCAATGTGAAAAATTAGTTCCATCATGGAATTGAAGTCCATTGTGGGAGGCCCTTTGAGGGCAAAAAAATTGAGCTAACCCAGTCAAAGTTACAAAGTAAAAAAATTAAGGCATTTTTGAAAAGTTTTGGAATGACTTCAAACACAAaatgctgaaatctaattccACTTAACTTACAGGGAACCTTTTCACCTGCATAGACCCACATATCGGTACTAGTAAATAATTTGCCTAAACTAGTCAAATGTGCAGCTCAATAGCTGCAAGTAAAAGACCAATGTCCTGATTCAGATGAGTGATACTGATCACTAACATTGTGAAATGAGTCTCATTCCATTCATTCAATAACCCAGAGATTGATACCAATAAATTACACTGGGaaataaaaaagacaaaaagCACATTTCATAATTTTTATTATCACATTTTACCATCCATTTGACATTTCAAAATTCAAATAATTCACTAGTAAACTAACGTTATATCAAAACTAGGGTAACGTTAGCTGGCTGATCATTTTAAATTGAGACCAGTAATGTTCCAAATGAACAGATTTCCTCTTAATGCAATGTCTACTGAACGGATAAATGTACAGAGTACGTCTGGTCGAGTACCTCAACATTAAACTAAGTTAGCATAACTCGAAAAATAAAAGCTAGCATTTGAGCATGCGACTAGCCGCTTAACTGGCAACCTTGGCTGGTCTCACTAGATCACAGACAACGCAGTCACGCTGTTGTAGGCCTAGGTACCCTGGACTAATTAGTTTATCTACGTTAGAATTACAAATGTTAGGCGACGTTTAGGGTACATACAATTAACACTCCACTCAGGCTAACTAAATGTTAATACCAACCCACGTGTTCAGAACTTGAAACTAACTGAAAGGACTAACGACGTTAGTCGACCCAGAACGTTTaagatagctagctaacgttaattaTCAGCAGAATTGACATTAATTTACTATTTTCGTAATACGTTCTAATATGCGCAAGACTGGTAACAATGGAATGTTGCCACGCGCACAGATTGATATCGTTAGCCAATTCCACGTCAATTCATACTTTCAACTAGTGTCTACTAGTGGTGGATACGACAACCCGAAAACATTGTTACCTAACTTGTTCTTTGAATTATAACTATAGAGATTAGCCAACTGCTAAAATGGCTAAACTATGCGACATATTAACCAATAATGGCCACAATCAATATGAGAATAGTCGAAAGGTAATTAGTCTACATAATAAGAAATTATTGCCACGCTGCTGACAAATGCGTTTCTACGCTAACAAAGCAACAACGACTACAGACTAGTATTGCCGCCATGTTGACCATATGGCTAGTGGCGTTAGCTATAGCTAGCGAGGCCTActgttaacgttagctagcttcgTTATCTGAAAAGGAAAATTCTATATTCATAAAAACCTTATTGATTTGTGCTTCAATTATTGCGACGATATCCTTGGCGAAGTGCAGATTCTCCTCTGCCAGAATGGTCAGCATATTGATGTGAGGTTTACTGTTGAATGTCAAATCTTCGAGGGAGGATTGATACTCTCCGCAGGCATCTTCCCTCGCCGCGTCGTCATCCATCTTTGCGGTGTGTGTTCGGTCAAATACTAAACCAGCGTTTTCGTTAACATAACAATTTATTACCAGGCAGTCCATGAACACATTTGACTATTTCTTTTGTGACATTGACCAAATGTTTCAATTTTCCATTACATGTGTAATCTACGCTTCGTCCGTTCGTAGTTCAACTAAGAAGATGGCTGCTGCTACTCGAACGAAAACTACTGCGTCATGAAAAATGTTGCTCAACGCCTGACGTTGGGGTAATTCTATTGGCTAGTTTCAGTTACgtcaacgttttttttttccaggAGTGACTCATCTTATGACTGTAATTGGTCAAAACATCTAAACGGCAACCCGAGTGAGCCAATGAAAGTTAAGTATAttacataaaaacaaaaaagctaCTTAGAACATGACGTCGGAAGTTACACGAGCAAACTAGTTCTGAAAAGGTAGTGTAGCATTTGAAAATGCCCTAAATATTTTGTATTGGTTTCGATCGATTAACGAATTATTTCTACCTAAACTGGTTCGGGTTTGAATTTGAACAGTAGGCCTATTAAGGATGGTTTCTATTACGTCGCTCCATAGCCTGTTGGGCGTCAAGTAGGCCAAAATGTGATCGGTCGCAACATCATATTTTTACTGAAGAGCAGCATTCTAAAAGGTTGGACGATCGTCGCCAAGACATAAAAAGTATTGAACTTTGACCCTGCCGTCGAGGCCGCTGCCGTTACTTGAGAATATTTGCTTAGATTTTATCTTGTCACGTTCATCTTACGGATGTTACTAATATTTAATCATTTATTGACGACAATAAACGCCCGTCAACGGTCGTCCGACCTGTCATGCATCGGAGGCTTTTGCTCTTACTGTTGAAGTCAGACAAGGTGGTGTACAAAAACTTCACACCTTTTAGTTTTACTCAAACTAGAAGATGGAAGTACAGAGTGTATAACTACATGGCAGTAATAAACAAAGAGAATATAGTGAACCAAAATATATTAACATGACAATCAAGCAATAAACAAAATATAAACAATTGGCACTATACCTACTACTATGCAACATATGTAAATCTGGCTTTTTTTAACCTGGAAAACACTGACACAAAataccaacaacaaaaaaacatgtaataattaaaatgtttataaaaacttttttttaggctattgtcagaCCATCAATTCACAGTTAATTCCATGCAACATGTACATCTTTTACctggaaaaaatacaaaatacaataaaaaaataataataaaaaataaacttttTCAAGCTATTGTCAGACCATCATTTCAGTTAATTCCACAACTTGCAATTCTTGAGCCTCAGCTTGTCTTTCTACAATTCCCGATCTCCGAGCTTTTCTCATGCAGATATCTCTGAAGTTTTCTCccacaaaaaagaaaaggaaagggtCGAGGCAGCTGTTCCCAGCAGCTAGACACAGCGTAACCACGGCAGCCTTACGAATACCATTGATCCCACTGCATGGGTCCCGACACCCGTTTTTCTGTGCATTTTGTTCAGCCTCCAGGAAGATAGTTCTCACCACATGGTATGGCAAGAAACAGACCACAAAAATCAAGAGTCCAAGACCAACAAGGGCGAAAGACTTTCGTCTGGAGGGTCTGTTGCCATCCCTGCCAGCCCTAGGCTGGCACAGGCTacgtaacacacacatgtagcagACAGAAATGACAACAAACGGCAGGGCAAAGCCCACCACAAAGGCAGCACTGTTTAGGATGATCATCGTGTCGAGCCCCATTTTGCCGAGTTCCAGGCAGTGgatcttccctccctcacccttctgGATCCCTGAGCTCAGTAAGGGGGCCGAGACCAGCGACACAAAGACCCAGATGAGgacacaccccacccacccccagggTCCATTATCCAGCCTCAGGAACTTAAAGGGGTGAGACACAGCCATGTAACGAATGACACTCAAGGCCAGCAGAAAGTAGACCGAACCGTACATGTTGATGTAGAACACATAGGAGGCCAGACGACAGGCAATGTCCCCAAAGGGCCAATAAGAGTCCAGCAGGTAGTATGCTGCTCTGAGTGGCAGGGTACACACCAGCATGAGATCAGACACCAAGAGGTTCACCATGTACAGATTTACTGTGGTTAACCTTCTGCCTTTTCTGCACATTCTCAGAAAGACCCAAAGGGAAGCACAGTTAGCTGTCAGGCCCATGAGGAAAATGAGCAAGTAGGCAACCGGGAACACCGCACGTTTGAATTCATCGATCGAACAGTCACAGGTTTGATTCTGCACTCTGTCAGACTCTGTCATATTTGGAAAGTATTTTGTGTCACctgaagagaaagaaaatagtAACGTATAGATGGAAACCTGCACTATGCAAACAATAACATCTGAATAAACTTTGATGTCTGTGACATACATTATTAATTCACTTGACACAATTCCAAAAAATTAAAAATGTCATCTCCGCTCATCATATAGTCAAAGGCTACATCGTATATATGCAAATAAATCCAAAGAACTTAAATACAGATGGTGCAAAATAGATACACAGGGTTTACAACAAAAAGGATGTATTCCCCAACCTTttatatgtaaaaaataaagattACCTGTCATTGTGGTGTAGTCCTGTGTCTTGTTTTATCAGTTAAGGTTCTAAGCTTGATGAACTTGTCTACTGATGGCAGACTTGGTTGTGTGTCTTCAGCGCGGGATGACAGCACTAAATTCCTCATTGACAGAAAGACTTCCTCTGCTCTTATCTACCACTTCTCTTGGCCTACTTTAATTACCACATTTCCATTTTAAACAGATTACTGGCACCATTCAAGAACAATACACAGTAGGTGTCTGTTGAAACTGTGGTTATGTTGGGACAATCGGAACATTTGCATTAATTGTCATTTAGTTCCTGAATGCATTGGTTCGACTGAAGTATTTAAAAACTGTAGTTTCCGCATTTTTTCAAGACAAAGATCTTGAAAAAGATCTTTGATTCTACACAATATACAGGAAACATTTCCTGGCCCCAGACAGTTTTGAAGTCAACCCTGGACCCACAGCCCACTAGCATCATGACCTCAATCTTTGCGATTACTCAGACT from Osmerus eperlanus chromosome 19, fOsmEpe2.1, whole genome shotgun sequence includes these protein-coding regions:
- the pcf11 gene encoding pre-mRNA cleavage complex 2 protein Pcf11 isoform X1 codes for the protein MDCLVINCYVNENAGLVFDRTHTAKMDDDAAREDACGEYQSSLEDLTFNSKPHINMLTILAEENLHFAKDIVAIIEAQINKAPPAEKLPVLYLVDSIVKNVGGEYLAVFAKNLVSSFICVFEKVDENTRKSLFKLRSTWDEIFPLNKLYALDVRVNSHDPAWPIKPLAANIHVNPRFIKPTEEAASPVPAPSPPAAPTPAPVPPPSEASITQEQLIRQQLLAKQKQLLELQHKKIELELEQTKAQLAANVVLTQPTAVTTPAHSIAVPKAPQTAPKQWVPPQAESKPPTRDPRLNRSGPPTPQPKEQPNSKRDAHNMGAPAHTPEKKAPEKFSRPEKARQPRKEMEEKPKSKSPSPLAKGVMAKSKHSESESVKSADAGKKDPRLRKHVHEKGEAKEEEVVKEKKRCTEKKEKEDPGKAPELQKAARGKLVNGSISKHDRVETPESKSESKTGGNARTNARKRTRSRSRSRSPAPPSPKRKDRRSPKTRTRSSSASPPPPPHKPSKARMSGGKHCHVEDSTQHGKGRDERATPKKGPSEPRRGKRSAEERHMEARDSLLSRVPHDSKDSKDNSHRWKSGWEENKHLKLSEEAHGKAGPQRHKSFSGGQRPSTPRTPKPHRLSVDANLQIPEALNSASKRDLLRKASRRLENGEISNEDFLNVAHQIKQLFQYQEEKQRSDSWEGSGEDGPHFPNKKKPLLSTPGSAPQDSLSDAELSYFEHKSRLRRTQLPQRQGGEDWEGGEEGQEEVDSAAPPGGKAEGSRGAVHPSVPPFPRQPRERHGKEPPEEQQPPAAMMEGSYNHGREFPRIKSLQGLRFRRRADPRESAGPDRLKNEREWTSPLSERQREEQKSGYDAPRRYTGTPDPRRDDPPKHDRAPPKASLVHRGSVSPALPEGPTRKPPVGYERERLSPLEQLDPAGLSPVPRFESPNSEHSDDGPLEAPRSILKPPSRGPLPRHTHSPGHTPPHVSEGGSAAPQRYDGPPKGHPSRYDGPGRPPHLPGRYEGGPGPGRYDGPGGSHGRYDNLHPHAHGRFDGPGRFDGPPMPHGPMRGGDPQGRYDGPLASQGRGRYDGPLGPQPARFESPGPRPGRFDGPMQPKRFDGPGRFDSPHMQPGRFEGPVGFQTPMHFDGPSNQPGSMHFDGPSNQPGSMHFDGPGNQPGPVCFDAPGQQGPMRFDMPHFDGPSGHQGPRFCGPPGMQPPLRPGAPVYEPMANAAGGQQPSGFNMANQHFPEPHNPAFGSGQHGFSGQPGGPQAGAFNVPSSSGFPNSFVQPGPSFYGPGAPGGGMNAPSQTGNMQPPMNMLPNLGQPPFLPQNPVPFNQPGPQFPESHFGQVDVNDLLTKLISTGIIKPAQTETAPSGTESAALPPAPPVVVEEEEEEEQEEDENLPDLTGFTIEDMKLRYDSVVTKLYTGIQCYSCGMRFTSSQTDVYADHLDWHYRLNRSEKDVSKKVTHRRWYYSLTDWIEFEEIADLEERAKSLFFEKVNEEVVQKTQEAAKEKEVQSVRAAADVVDESCEICQEQFEMYWEEEEEEWHLRDAIRVDEKTYHPSCFEDYKNTSSFPDASPSPTKLLTDHPLSAFVKEEEPQAPSCALVVKQEAELEAGVAPKEEEVQVKVEAGTEMAAS
- the pcf11 gene encoding pre-mRNA cleavage complex 2 protein Pcf11 isoform X2 — encoded protein: MDCLVINCYVNENAGLVFDRTHTAKMDDDAAREDACGEYQSSLEDLTFNSKPHINMLTILAEENLHFAKDIVAIIEAQINKAPPAEKLPVLYLVDSIVKNVGGEYLAVFAKNLVSSFICVFEKVDENTRKSLFKLRSTWDEIFPLNKLYALDVRVNSHDPAWPIKPLAANIHVNPRFIKPTEEAASPVPAPSPPAAPTPAPVPPPSEASITQEQLIRQQLLAKQKQLLELQHKKIELELEQTKAQLAANVVLTQPTAVTTPAHSIAVPKAPQTAPKQWVPPQAESKPPTRDPRLNRSGPPTPQPKEQPNSKRDAHNMGAPAHTPEKKAPEKFSRPEKARQPRKEMEEKPKSKSPSPLAKGVMAKSKHSESESVKSADAGKKDPRLRKHVHEKGEAKEEEVVKEKKRCTEKKEKEDPGKAPELQKAARGKLVNGSISKHDRVETPESKSESKTGGNARTNARKRTRSRSRSRSPAPPSPKRKDRRSPKTRTRSSSASPPPPPHKPSKARMSGGKHCHVEDSTQHGKGRDERATPKKGPSEPRRGKRSAEERHMEARDSLLSRVPHDSKDSKDNSHRWKSGWEENKHLKLSEEAHGKAGPQRHKSFSGGQRPSTPRTPKPHRLSVDANLQIPEALNSASKRDLLRKASRRLENGEISNEDFLNVAHQIKQLFQYQEEKQRSDSWEGSGEDGPHFPNKKKPLLSTPGSAPQDSLSDAELSYFEHKSRLRRTQLPQRQGGEDWEGGEEGQEEVDSAAPPGGKAEGSRGAVHPSVPPFPRQPRERHGKEPPEEQQPPAAMMEGSYNHGREFPRIKSLQGLRFRRRADPRESAGPDRLKNEREWTSPLSERQREEQKSGYDAPRRYTGTPDPRRDDPPKHDRAPPKASLVHRGSVSPALPEGPTRKPPVGYERERLSPLEQLDPAGLSPVPRFESPNSEHSDDGPLEAPRSILKPPSRGPLPRHTHSPGHTPPHVSEGGSAAPQRYDGPPKGHPSRYDGPGRPPHLPGRYEGGPGPGRYDGPGGSHGRYDNLHPHAHGRFDGPGRFDGPPMPHGPMRGGDPQGRYDGPLASQGRGRYDGPLGPQPARFESPGPRPGRFDGPMQPKRFDGPGRFDSPHMQPGRFEGPVGFQTPMHFDGPSNQPGSMHFDGPGNQPGPVCFDAPGQQGPMRFDMPHFDGPSGHQGPRFCGPPGMQPPLRPGAPVYEPMANAAGGQQPSGFNMANQHFPEPHNPAFGSGQHGFSGQPGGPQAGAFNVPSSSGFPNSFVQPGPSFYGPGAPGGGMNAPSQTGNMQPPMNMLPNLGQPPFLPQNPVPFNQPGPQFPESHFGQVDVNDLLTKLISTGIIKPAQTETAPSGTESAALPPAPPVVVEEEEEEEQEEDENLPDLTGFTIEDMKLRYDSVVTKLYTGIQCYSCGMRFTSSQTDVYADHLDWHYRLNRSEKDVSKKVTHRRWYYSLTDWIEFEEIADLEERAKSLFFEKVNEEVVQKTQEAAKEKEVQSVRAAADVVDESCEICQEQFEMYWEEEEEEWHLRDAIRVDEKTYHPSCFEDYKNTSSFPDASPSPTKLLTDHPLSAFVKEEEPQAPSCALVVKQEAELEAGVAPKEEEVQVKVEAGTEMAAS
- the cysltr2a gene encoding cysteinyl leukotriene receptor 2; this encodes MTGDTKYFPNMTESDRVQNQTCDCSIDEFKRAVFPVAYLLIFLMGLTANCASLWVFLRMCRKGRRLTTVNLYMVNLLVSDLMLVCTLPLRAAYYLLDSYWPFGDIACRLASYVFYINMYGSVYFLLALSVIRYMAVSHPFKFLRLDNGPWGWVGCVLIWVFVSLVSAPLLSSGIQKGEGGKIHCLELGKMGLDTMIILNSAAFVVGFALPFVVISVCYMCVLRSLCQPRAGRDGNRPSRRKSFALVGLGLLIFVVCFLPYHVVRTIFLEAEQNAQKNGCRDPCSGINGIRKAAVVTLCLAAGNSCLDPFLFFFVGENFRDICMRKARRSGIVERQAEAQELQVVELTEMMV